The Mercurialis annua linkage group LG2, ddMerAnnu1.2, whole genome shotgun sequence genome contains a region encoding:
- the LOC126667448 gene encoding uncharacterized protein LOC126667448: MDICKTTAVVADSPPFFLACFDSSDLPISCLSSFVQAIDSLLMCWSASSNSLPASRYIPKTSNWSLLMSSFTFVPASCVFGSSWSNWQQIFAHSKWKLLE, encoded by the exons ATGGACATTTGTAAAACAACGGCCGTTGTGGCAGACTCTCCTCCCTTTTTTTTGGCCTGTTTTGACTCTAGCGATTTGCCTATTTCCTGTCTATCCTCATTCGTGCAAGCTATTGATTCTCTACTCATGTGCTGGAGTGCTTCTTCTAATTCTCTCCCTGCTTCTAG GTACATACCAAAGACCAGTAATTGGTCTCTTCTTATGTCATCATTCACA TTTGTGCCAGCATCTTGTGTATTTGGTTCGTCATGGTCTAATTGGCAACAAATATTTGCACATTCTAA atgGAAATTATTGGAATGA